CAAAGAACAGGCCGTCAACATTAAATAAATCAAGAACTTCCTTGGTTTGATCCAATACATAGTCGATATAGGGTGTATTTAGGCATAGTTTATGCCAACCAGCTTCCAAGGGTTTTGCACCGGCTAGTCTCCCATCAACGCTTAGTTCCCGCCACTCGGGGTGCTTTACCGCGATATGCTCATCTAGTCCAACGGAAATGTAAATGGGTACCTTAATGTTCCTTTTATGACAAGCCTTGATTTGCTCTTCTAGCAAGTCTATTTCAAGTCCTGGGTGTCTGGCTTCGGCAAACTTCGTATCGTAGTAGATCATGCCATGGTGACACCTGGCAAAGCAGGTGATGGAATCAACGTTGGCATCTTCTAAGGTTTGGGCAAACAGATCGGCGTCAAAGTCTGTACCAATTTTGACAATTTTCTCCGAGGTATGGAAATCTAGATGCACCTGTCTGAATCGTAGTCTTCCCATATGTAAGGCCTCCTTGGGTAAAATCAAGTGGTTGCTGTTGCATCAAGATCTAGTAATGAACTGCCTTCATTTAGTCTCGGCGCCAAAGTCAGCCGCTGGGTGGGCATGTCTGGTATCCTCATCCGTAAATTCATCACTTCAAAAGCCAAAGATCCCATCAGGTAGGAAGGTTGTGCCATAGTGGTGAAGAAGTTCTTTGCAATAAAGGCAGCATCTACTTCGTCAAAACAGACCAAGGATATATCCTTTGGCACATTTAGTCCCCGTTCATGGACTGCGTAGAAGGCACCAAGGGCAATATCGTTGTTGCCAGCGATCACCACCGAAGGATACTGACTAGAAGATAATAGGGTATTCATTCTCTCATATCCGCTTTGCTGATTGTAGCTACCACTCATAACAAAGACATCATCTACGCCATGATCCGCGGCTGCATCAAGGAAACCCCGTACCCTTTGGGTGTTTGATGTATGCCCCGAGCCCCCAGCCAAATAGCCGATATGACGATGACCTTTCCCGATCACGTGATTAGTAAGCCGCCTTGCCCCTTGGTAATTGTCTCCAAGAATCGTATCGGCATCTAATCCTTGAATACACTGATCAATCAGGAAAAATCGCATCCCCCGCAGTGTATATTCTTCGTAAAAGGAGGCATCCCGACTTATGTCAGTACACCCCGTAAAGCAGATACAATAGCGAATTCCTTTTTCATAAAGACTTTCCACCACTTCTTTCTCCGCCGGTGGCCCACCCCCATTTCGTATGAAAAGCAGATTCATATCATGTTCCGCCGCCTGCTTCTCTATGCCATCGACAATTGAAGCCACAAAGGGATTTCTAAGGCCGGAAGCAGCCACTGCAAAATCTGCCGTGTTGTCCTGTCTATCTGAAGACCCAAAGTCTGAGTCTTTCAACACTGCTAACACCTTGGCCTTTGTTGCTGCCGACACCTTGGCGGAATTGTTGATCACCCTACTGACTGTGGCAACGGATACCCCTGCTTCTTTGGCAATCTGCCTTAGACTTTTCATCGGACAACTCCTTGAAACATGTTACGAAATACTGTTACTTTTACAATTCGACACTTACTCTGGTTTTCCTGCAAGCCAAGATGGCAAAAACGAGTCGGCCATCTGATTGCTTTTCTGAGGTTTTGAATGCACTTTTTGAATTAATACGACAATAAATCACGGCATTATATATGCCGCGTGTGGTCCTTGAATATTATCTTCGAACTGACTGGGAGGGCTATGACTAATCCACTGGCTCCAGCTTCCTTCGCACACGCTGACAAGATGTCCGGCCCTGCTCCTCTAGCTTCTGGTCTGGTTGGTAGTTGCTGTACCGCACCTCGGTATACAGCTTCCCAATGGTGGTTAGATCCTGTTCGAGTTCTGTAAACTCATCGGATAGCTTCATGACATACTCATTGGCGGTCTCGCTGGGCCAACGTTCCCGTCCCAAGGCTCTTCCTTTGGCCAGAAGCCAAGAGAAAAAATGTCGAATCCAGCCATGCATACCGAGGAGATTCTGATCTTTTCCTGGGGTCTCCTGACTATAGGATACCAAGACTTCCTGTTCTAGTTTACGTCCAACGGTTTTGCCAAGCCTACGCACTCTGTTGTATGAAGCAAAGACCAAGCTCCTAAGAAACTTAAGCAGTAATAAGAAATACTTCCCTATCCACTGCACAAAGAGCATGGGAAGTCGTAGGATCTTCGGTGCACGCTGGGTATCCTTGTAGATCGCCCAAAGCACAATGCCTAAGATAAGAAGAATCACGCCCACCCGAGCAATAATTTGGGGCAGGATACTCCATAGGATTGCGCCGAGGAAGAATAGTCCCCATCCGAGTAAGTTCAGGAAGTCCATATCCTGATAAGCAAAGGATGGTGATCTACTGGTCTTCGTTGTATTGGAGGTAGAGGGTGTATCAGGACTCATTACAGCAGGAGATATGTCTATGTCCTTCACCCATCCGAACAGCCAATCAAAAAGCCCCACAAGCATGCTGCTGTCTAGGGGGGAAATGTTTGCCGGTAAGATAAATCCGACTATGATCAAAAGTAACACAACTAGGGCTGTATTCCGTACCCAAGCTATCTCAAGTCCTGCGCTAACAGTTGCCCCTTCTTGTTCCCAAAGCTTACGCGTTTCATAAAGGTAGCTTAGAGAAACTAAAAGAAGGCCAAAAACAAAAAATCCTCCTCCGAGGAGCGCATAGTGATAGGCCGTTTTATGTAGGTCTTGGGGTTCATGGACCATCTTTGTGAGCACAATCCAGCAACCCAAAAGCAAAAATGTCAACCGGAGGAAACGACGACCGATCTGCCTATAGGCGCTGACCTGTCGTTGTTTTACTTCAAAGGGTTGATCCACCAAGGTGGAATAGGTACCGGACAGGCTGGGTACACGCATATCTTCATAGGTAGGCCTCATCCAGACGAGGTTCGAAGTAAAACCCACCGCCAGAAGCCAAAGAAGCAACATAAAGCCCACTGGTACAGCAAAGGTCAAATCCAATAGATTCCTGACGGAAAGAAGGGCCTGGGCAGTCACATCGACCCCCGGCAAAGCGCGAAGGGTCAGATACTTGCTCACTTGTATGATGAAAACAAGCTCGAGCCCACGTAAAATTGCCGGAGGCATTGCCTTGGAGAGAAATAGTGTCCCATAGACCCCCTCTATAATCACAATCACGGCAAAGACCATAAGTGTACTATCTTGGGGTAATTTGGCCGTACACAGATTTAGGGTTAGTCGGATAGCTGCTGCCAAAAAGATAAGCATCCCGATTAGTGCCCCCGGGAGTACAATCCACTCCAACCAGTTAGTATCCTTTTTCAACTTAGCTGCTCCAAGAGATAACATGATCCTGACCTCCTAATGCCGCTTGATATATCGCGATTCCTTTACCTAGGGCTAATTGACGGTGCTCAATGTTCTTGCCAATCACAACGATCACAACGTTAAAACCGTTTTTGCGTAACCTGTATGCTACACTAATCAGTTCCTTTGTGTCCCGATAGGTGACAATAATCAGAGTCGCACCCCAGGATAATCCCGTATTCTGTCGGGCAATGAAATCTGCGAAGGGCACATCGCTCTGGGGTTGTAGACGAGCCAGAAGCTCCAAGACCCGGATGAAATGTAGCGTGCCTTTACCCGGGCGGATGCAAACGCCCTGCAAAGGGGAGTCGGCCTGAGACTGCTCGTCCAACGCAGGGCGATCCTCTAGTTTGATAACTACATCGCCATCGGCTTCTCCCATTGCTATGATACTCCCATTGCTCAGCAGGCCAATGGTTTGT
This sequence is a window from Limnochordia bacterium. Protein-coding genes within it:
- a CDS encoding LacI family transcriptional regulator; translated protein: MKSLRQIAKEAGVSVATVSRVINNSAKVSAATKAKVLAVLKDSDFGSSDRQDNTADFAVAASGLRNPFVASIVDGIEKQAAEHDMNLLFIRNGGGPPAEKEVVESLYEKGIRYCICFTGCTDISRDASFYEEYTLRGMRFFLIDQCIQGLDADTILGDNYQGARRLTNHVIGKGHRHIGYLAGGSGHTSNTQRVRGFLDAAADHGVDDVFVMSGSYNQQSGYERMNTLLSSSQYPSVVIAGNNDIALGAFYAVHERGLNVPKDISLVCFDEVDAAFIAKNFFTTMAQPSYLMGSLAFEVMNLRMRIPDMPTQRLTLAPRLNEGSSLLDLDATATT
- a CDS encoding DUF4129 domain-containing protein, with the protein product MLSLGAAKLKKDTNWLEWIVLPGALIGMLIFLAAAIRLTLNLCTAKLPQDSTLMVFAVIVIIEGVYGTLFLSKAMPPAILRGLELVFIIQVSKYLTLRALPGVDVTAQALLSVRNLLDLTFAVPVGFMLLLWLLAVGFTSNLVWMRPTYEDMRVPSLSGTYSTLVDQPFEVKQRQVSAYRQIGRRFLRLTFLLLGCWIVLTKMVHEPQDLHKTAYHYALLGGGFFVFGLLLVSLSYLYETRKLWEQEGATVSAGLEIAWVRNTALVVLLLIIVGFILPANISPLDSSMLVGLFDWLFGWVKDIDISPAVMSPDTPSTSNTTKTSRSPSFAYQDMDFLNLLGWGLFFLGAILWSILPQIIARVGVILLILGIVLWAIYKDTQRAPKILRLPMLFVQWIGKYFLLLLKFLRSLVFASYNRVRRLGKTVGRKLEQEVLVSYSQETPGKDQNLLGMHGWIRHFFSWLLAKGRALGRERWPSETANEYVMKLSDEFTELEQDLTTIGKLYTEVRYSNYQPDQKLEEQGRTSCQRVRRKLEPVD